A window of Spiroplasma syrphidicola EA-1 contains these coding sequences:
- a CDS encoding ABC transporter ATP-binding protein → MIEIKKVTKIYGKNIGNFNISININNGEIYGILGPNGAGKTTLIRQIMGFIKSDAGVISFNNLNPWLNSKEIMEDTGYLSGEISLYENLKGIEYLKLIKNFRPKVNWKYVEKLILHFELNVNTKIKKMSKGMKQKLAIIAAVMHKPKFLILDEPTSGLDPVMQDQFNELILKMREKNKTTIIICSHIFDEIAKLCDRVGFIKQGKLIEEMKIDNKNMYEIEKHFKKLYERERVL, encoded by the coding sequence ATGATTGAAATTAAGAAGGTAACAAAAATATATGGTAAAAACATAGGTAATTTTAATATTAGTATAAATATTAATAATGGTGAAATTTATGGCATTTTAGGTCCAAATGGGGCAGGAAAAACTACTTTAATCCGACAAATTATGGGTTTTATCAAATCTGATGCTGGTGTAATTTCTTTTAATAATTTAAATCCCTGATTAAATTCAAAAGAAATCATGGAAGATACTGGTTATTTATCAGGGGAAATTAGTTTATATGAGAATTTAAAAGGGATTGAGTATTTAAAATTAATTAAGAATTTTCGTCCGAAAGTAAATTGAAAATATGTCGAAAAACTTATTTTACATTTTGAATTAAATGTTAATACAAAAATTAAAAAAATGTCAAAAGGAATGAAACAAAAATTAGCGATTATTGCTGCAGTTATGCATAAACCAAAGTTCTTAATTTTAGATGAGCCAACAAGTGGTCTTGATCCTGTCATGCAAGATCAATTTAATGAATTAATTTTAAAAATGCGCGAAAAAAATAAAACAACTATTATCATTTGTTCACATATCTTTGATGAAATTGCAAAATTATGCGATCGTGTTGGTTTTATTAAACAAGGGAAATTAATTGAAGAAATGAAGATTGATAATAAAAACATGTATGAAATTGAAAAACATTTTAAAAAACTATACGAAAGAGAGCGTGTTTTATAA
- a CDS encoding ABC transporter permease subunit, with protein sequence MKKKVFSENLNIIRNHLRLNWKLILFFGIFWLIITLGLLSMTLVSHIDGVKVPVIGNITAEIKKANFTSGDNLISISNMLNWGLFSGAGIAFFAIFSLVLINKNFLKEVNNGQISFWLTLPLSKKQVLQAKISYTMLSNLIIFIPSYLIILIFAGISYDAKQWFGYVTLYGIQFILFIFLLIILYFFISTFLTDKTMVANIINSLIIFWILVTWVISLFYDMAPDHFKELKYAQYVSLQSLIVIPLKFSQTDISETIVKNLGSGKTLTLEIYQHSSFNNIAISSCTIGIPIITFGLDWLNIKLFKIKDLNL encoded by the coding sequence ATGAAGAAAAAAGTTTTTAGTGAAAATTTAAACATCATTCGTAATCATTTACGACTTAATTGAAAATTAATCTTATTTTTTGGGATATTTTGGTTAATAATAACTCTAGGATTACTTAGTATGACTTTAGTATCACACATTGATGGTGTAAAAGTTCCTGTCATTGGTAATATTACAGCTGAAATTAAAAAGGCAAATTTCACATCTGGAGATAATCTAATTTCAATTTCAAATATGTTAAATTGAGGCCTATTTAGTGGGGCAGGAATTGCATTTTTTGCTATCTTTAGTCTTGTTTTAATTAATAAGAATTTTTTAAAAGAAGTTAATAACGGTCAAATTAGTTTTTGATTAACATTACCATTATCAAAAAAACAAGTTTTACAAGCAAAAATATCTTATACTATGTTATCTAATTTAATTATTTTTATCCCTTCATATTTAATAATTCTAATTTTTGCGGGAATTAGTTATGACGCCAAACAATGGTTTGGTTATGTTACTCTTTATGGAATTCAGTTTATTTTATTTATTTTTTTATTAATAATACTCTACTTTTTTATTTCCACTTTTTTAACTGATAAAACAATGGTTGCAAATATTATTAATTCATTAATAATATTTTGAATTTTAGTAACCTGAGTAATTTCATTATTTTACGATATGGCCCCCGATCATTTTAAAGAATTAAAATATGCTCAATATGTTTCTTTACAATCACTGATTGTTATTCCGCTTAAATTTTCACAAACTGATATTTCAGAAACAATAGTAAAAAATTTAGGTAGTGGCAAAACATTAACATTAGAAATATATCAACATTCATCATTCAATAACATTGCAATATCATCTTGCACAATAGGTATACCAATCATAACTTTTGGATTAGACTGATTAAATATTAAATTATTTAAAATTAAAGATTTAAATCTATAA
- a CDS encoding SLAC1 family transporter, translated as MEKHKAFLNYIPFSLLSISLGLLTLGNGWNAFGNFFSLSTKWITYLTFALSLFIFLLLTIKWIINFKSVKQEFQNNLNDAAIIGFLPITVLAISKFILTKQDLDNLNTGWIYYLGITIWWIGLILAFSFFIVWFFLHFKNFKLVNATGSWYIPTIGIIICSTFELKYLGPGYLVFLQVLWYLNFAIFIGLTVLMLISYFKTKDHGMLRALFILLIGLDVLMYITYDYTFIKSGYNENYWMVIIIGVFAIAASFAFYFLIVKDFLTKQFNPKLTSYAFPLAISAIGKITYGQSLGAISNPEYADTIILIFQYWSICEIILTTIIFLYLIGNLTFHFGKKYWELHRKKEDRI; from the coding sequence ATGGAAAAACATAAAGCATTTTTAAACTACATCCCTTTTTCTTTATTATCAATTTCATTAGGTTTACTAACTCTCGGAAACGGTTGAAATGCTTTTGGTAATTTTTTTAGTCTTTCAACAAAATGAATTACTTATTTAACTTTTGCTTTGTCGCTTTTTATTTTCTTATTACTAACAATAAAATGAATTATTAATTTTAAATCAGTCAAACAAGAATTTCAAAATAATTTAAACGACGCAGCAATAATTGGTTTTTTACCAATCACAGTTTTGGCAATCAGTAAATTTATTTTAACAAAACAAGATTTAGATAATCTAAATACTGGTTGAATATATTACTTAGGTATTACGATTTGATGAATTGGATTAATTTTAGCTTTTAGCTTTTTTATTGTTTGATTCTTTTTACATTTTAAAAATTTTAAACTAGTTAATGCAACCGGGAGTTGATACATCCCAACAATTGGAATTATAATTTGTAGTACTTTTGAATTGAAATATCTTGGTCCCGGCTATTTAGTATTTTTACAAGTTTTGTGATACCTTAATTTTGCAATATTTATTGGGTTAACAGTCTTAATGTTAATTAGCTATTTTAAAACAAAAGACCATGGAATGCTACGCGCACTTTTTATTTTATTAATTGGGTTAGATGTTTTAATGTATATTACTTACGACTATACTTTTATTAAAAGTGGTTATAATGAAAACTATTGAATGGTCATAATAATTGGTGTTTTTGCCATTGCTGCTAGTTTTGCTTTTTATTTTTTGATTGTCAAAGATTTTTTAACTAAACAATTTAATCCCAAATTAACTAGTTATGCTTTTCCGCTTGCAATTTCAGCAATTGGTAAAATTACTTACGGTCAAAGTCTAGGGGCAATTAGTAACCCCGAATATGCTGATACTATCATTCTTATTTTTCAGTATTGATCAATTTGTGAAATCATCTTAACAACAATAATTTTTCTTTATTTAATTGGTAATTTAACATTCCATTTTGGTAAAAAATACTGAGAGCTACACCGAAAAAAAGAGGATAGAATTTAA
- a CDS encoding ABC transporter permease codes for MKNLVKEATRGFTKKITQLIGLILFIITAVMTFAALFSAVFQVQNGINNLAKQSGSYDYEINLTSLYVDNNVIKKGDNKINLANRNFLEFFYDSKAIDDLELNFNTVKNDLGKLECGNDDGLCQWTKEPSYLNPNTGTAAFTTLAKNFNQNLESLLLSYLFNNDGKNFLENNNLSAQIAFSLNYQFVIKDLTAQNQYFNATPITKNFDEMYYGDDWMNLNMFTSPFNRVYDSYHQKVVNSTPAQTVYLSQQYGQYKNLAVGDSFNLLASTGLQYQIRGWASRYSTIYPNLASLAAIANQKESVSLKNGSLLFLNDDDYNQIKYNFATGTEMMTAFVKMGGSSNVAQKTEILSDLLSRHFISPDNAIFDFNSTYAGDTVVLANTTFIIDGSIAFACSIIIIFIIAFFIKKDIHMQKKQIGVLKALGYGRHQLSIVFIINIAFATLIGCLIGWVLSMPFQMYFTASNLYSIGISLTLFYFNPLIFIVTILVIPLCFAILAFIISYSLLKNSALDLIYDLKATNLHVRYKKVKKAKHYYHLGLSFNAHLSFTFALKSLGKWIMVMVVLAFASFLLIFQLDADVMAQKFVKDSFRYFKDDIKSYLIASYDQQEIAVQSQNKKSYQWINQDQVEQYYHQADILENPTKFNFPNPLTCLMSLTTTGNGCGDFLNIIGNINKSDYQSKIRVVDGKYPYLSSQTVEALVDYQIIGNNGKPINGWDNLKQLLENPQIQEILINQGNLTKGDIQSAIGIINLIRNIKTLTDGNYPDVYFGPYMVYNPKYDFPYISTPARWQASDVANAKNPITRLELVGLTPNRSEREELFNFKSKKLSLDDLQQQVFGYDIDRNPVQSNELSKAINEPIPVILSTRLYQAMQGQPGQIFTLKAQITNTIGYVPIAFKIVGDNLADINSTNIYMNKSSLVRVMNQWVKLTGQGEIFDDNNYNNAIASKKSENGSVLQPYRIISSYSLTDNYDFTMYNEQKKLDPSRAADLRANLKILNNFNRIFPFDMFRETYEEGMKTVSQILTVLEALTILIVALILAVLIGMVLDENRRTILTMKVLGYPTHKIILIVLGFYFFAILIGYAASFGLAQIAWWIILKVLFMQNGLLIIPEFSLSVVLYATLAIGIILCTIISLGIWQIKRNALTNITIY; via the coding sequence ATGAAAAATTTAGTTAAAGAAGCAACACGAGGTTTTACAAAAAAAATTACCCAATTAATTGGGTTAATTCTTTTTATTATCACAGCAGTAATGACGTTTGCGGCGTTATTTTCTGCTGTTTTTCAAGTTCAAAACGGAATTAATAACTTAGCAAAACAAAGTGGTAGTTATGATTATGAAATCAATTTAACAAGTTTATATGTTGATAATAATGTTATTAAAAAAGGCGATAATAAAATTAACCTTGCTAACCGAAATTTTTTGGAATTCTTTTATGATTCAAAAGCAATTGATGATTTGGAATTAAATTTTAATACTGTTAAAAACGATCTTGGAAAATTAGAATGTGGCAATGATGATGGACTTTGCCAATGAACAAAAGAACCAAGTTATTTAAATCCAAATACGGGAACAGCAGCATTTACAACTTTAGCGAAAAATTTTAATCAAAACTTGGAAAGTCTTTTGTTAAGTTATCTTTTTAACAATGATGGGAAAAATTTTTTAGAAAATAATAATCTTAGTGCCCAAATTGCTTTTAGTTTAAATTACCAATTTGTTATCAAAGATTTAACAGCCCAAAATCAATATTTTAATGCAACCCCGATCACAAAAAATTTTGATGAAATGTACTATGGGGATGACTGAATGAATTTAAATATGTTTACAAGCCCATTTAATCGTGTCTATGATTCATATCATCAAAAAGTTGTTAATAGCACGCCAGCACAAACAGTTTATTTAAGTCAACAATATGGGCAATATAAAAATTTAGCGGTTGGTGATAGTTTTAATCTTTTAGCAAGTACCGGGCTACAGTATCAAATTAGAGGCTGGGCAAGTCGCTATAGCACAATTTATCCAAATTTGGCAAGTTTAGCAGCAATTGCTAATCAAAAAGAGAGTGTTAGCTTAAAAAATGGTTCGTTGTTATTTTTAAACGATGATGATTATAATCAAATTAAGTACAATTTTGCAACAGGGACTGAAATGATGACTGCTTTTGTTAAAATGGGTGGTAGTTCCAATGTTGCTCAGAAAACAGAAATTTTAAGTGATTTATTAAGTAGACATTTTATTTCTCCAGATAATGCTATTTTTGATTTTAATTCAACTTATGCTGGGGATACCGTGGTGTTGGCAAATACAACTTTTATTATTGATGGTTCAATTGCCTTTGCTTGTTCAATCATAATTATCTTTATTATTGCTTTTTTTATTAAAAAAGATATCCATATGCAGAAAAAACAAATTGGAGTGTTAAAAGCATTAGGATATGGTCGCCACCAATTATCAATTGTTTTTATAATTAATATTGCTTTTGCAACTTTAATAGGATGTTTAATTGGTTGAGTGTTATCAATGCCATTTCAAATGTATTTTACGGCTTCTAATCTTTATAGTATTGGAATTTCATTAACATTATTTTATTTTAACCCCTTAATTTTTATTGTTACAATTTTAGTTATTCCCTTATGTTTTGCGATTTTAGCTTTTATTATTTCTTATTCGCTTTTAAAAAATTCAGCGTTAGATTTAATTTATGATTTGAAAGCAACTAATTTACATGTACGCTATAAAAAAGTTAAAAAGGCAAAACATTATTACCATTTAGGGTTATCCTTTAATGCTCATTTATCATTTACCTTTGCTTTGAAATCACTTGGAAAATGAATTATGGTTATGGTTGTTCTAGCCTTTGCGTCCTTTCTATTAATTTTTCAACTTGATGCGGATGTTATGGCCCAAAAATTTGTGAAAGATTCTTTCCGTTATTTTAAAGACGACATTAAATCATATTTAATTGCGTCATATGATCAACAAGAAATAGCAGTTCAATCACAAAACAAAAAAAGTTATCAGTGAATAAATCAAGATCAAGTTGAACAATATTATCATCAAGCTGATATTTTAGAAAATCCAACCAAATTTAATTTTCCTAACCCTTTAACTTGTTTAATGAGTTTGACAACTACGGGGAATGGGTGTGGAGACTTTTTAAACATTATCGGAAATATTAATAAAAGTGATTACCAAAGTAAAATTCGTGTTGTTGATGGAAAATACCCTTATTTATCTTCTCAAACGGTTGAGGCTCTTGTTGATTATCAAATAATAGGTAATAATGGCAAACCAATTAATGGATGAGATAATCTTAAACAACTATTAGAAAACCCACAAATTCAAGAAATTTTGATTAATCAGGGTAATTTAACGAAAGGGGATATTCAATCGGCAATTGGAATAATTAATCTAATTCGTAATATTAAAACCCTGACTGATGGTAATTATCCAGATGTCTATTTTGGCCCTTATATGGTTTACAATCCAAAATATGATTTTCCTTACATTTCAACCCCAGCACGCTGGCAAGCAAGTGATGTTGCTAATGCTAAAAACCCAATTACAAGGTTAGAGTTAGTTGGCCTTACGCCAAATCGTTCAGAACGGGAAGAATTATTTAATTTTAAATCAAAAAAATTATCATTAGATGATTTACAACAACAAGTTTTTGGTTATGATATTGATCGTAATCCAGTCCAAAGTAATGAATTAAGTAAGGCAATAAATGAACCAATCCCAGTAATTTTATCAACAAGATTATATCAAGCGATGCAAGGACAACCAGGACAAATATTTACTTTAAAAGCGCAGATTACTAATACAATTGGTTATGTTCCGATTGCCTTTAAAATTGTTGGGGATAACTTGGCTGATATTAATTCAACTAATATTTATATGAACAAGAGTTCGTTAGTTCGAGTAATGAATCAATGAGTAAAACTTACGGGGCAAGGAGAAATCTTTGATGACAACAATTACAATAATGCTATTGCTTCAAAGAAAAGTGAGAATGGTAGTGTCTTACAACCATATCGAATTATTTCTTCTTATTCGTTAACAGACAATTATGATTTTACAATGTACAATGAGCAGAAAAAATTAGATCCAAGTCGTGCGGCAGATTTACGAGCCAATTTAAAAATCTTAAATAATTTTAATCGTATTTTTCCTTTTGATATGTTCCGAGAAACTTATGAGGAGGGAATGAAAACAGTTAGTCAAATCTTAACTGTATTAGAAGCATTAACTATTTTAATTGTTGCCCTGATTTTAGCGGTTTTAATTGGGATGGTGTTAGATGAAAATCGCCGAACGATTCTAACAATGAAAGTATTGGGATATCCAACGCATAAAATTATTTTAATTGTTTTAGGATTTTACTTTTTTGCAATTTTAATCGGTTATGCTGCCAGTTTTGGTTTAGCGCAAATTGCCTGGTGAATTATTTTAAAAGTTTTATTTATGCAGAACGGCTTATTAATTATTCCAGAATTTTCGTTATCCGTTGTTCTATATGCTACTTTAGCGATTGGAATTATTTTGTGCACAATTATCAGTTTAGGAATTTGGCAAATTAAACGGAATGCGTTAACTAATATTACAATTTATTAA
- a CDS encoding cation-translocating P-type ATPase → MWFNRENEDLAKELSTNLDKGLSKETAQERLTQNGKNELPKPKHKPWILLILLALLDPLSIILIVAGISSVVIEKVISNEVHLVDFLVIISIVFLNAIIQTIQQVKARKSLAALEEMTVPKAVVIRDGEVFEIPTSELVTGDVVILEAGKYVPADLRIIQASNLQIDESALTGESVPVEKHAKIITENKLVLAEQHNMAFMSTFVTNGRAVGVVVANAVNSEIGKIAAGLAGAKQEKTPLQLRLAKLTKFVSIFALFLAVSVFLFFFFTDRPNWPVNLMTSVTIAIAVIPESLIVIVTVILSLSTKRMSKINVIVKKLDAVETLGSVNVICSDKTGTLTQNKMTVKKIIFNNASINSEDYKYNNSIHDEHFINSLTLCNDAINEKNEKIGDPTEIALVDFTRRYTIKESEWRKKHKRINEIPFDSERKLMSTINVIGNSEYVYTKGAIDELLKKCTKIYQNDKIVPLTAEIKTELLHAAKTLSLDALRVLAFAHKKFDGNKEDLENDLIFLGAVGMIDPPRPEAIKAIADAHQAGIRVMMITGDHKDTALAIAKQLNLASSSANVISGAEIDELNDDELKNKFKDISIFARVNPEHKTRIVNCLQALNYVVSMTGDGVNDAPSLSKADIGVAMGITGTDVSKQAANIILQDDNFSTILKGVEEGRNVYQKIKRAIAFVISANIANVLAFLIISLTAGIKPFDSVNILWFNLIIETLLAVPIGFDSNDNRLMLDKPRNKKESFFTNSLITILFVALTTTLAVVGTFFIGREVFQDLDSAKMATILVMTCAPAIYVFALQLPNYRIKAHHKWGKVNYYLLGASLIALGLNFLIIYTPGINQIFLLAPSGEQYVTVPTVSWQMTLVAMAMMTVPLIMLLGYDQIRKAIGR, encoded by the coding sequence ATGTGATTTAATCGAGAAAATGAAGATTTAGCAAAAGAATTATCAACTAATTTAGATAAAGGATTATCAAAAGAAACTGCTCAAGAAAGATTAACTCAGAATGGGAAGAATGAGTTACCAAAACCAAAGCATAAACCATGAATACTTTTAATTTTATTAGCCTTATTAGACCCTCTTTCAATAATTCTAATTGTTGCTGGAATTAGTTCAGTTGTAATTGAAAAAGTAATCTCAAATGAAGTTCATTTAGTTGATTTTTTGGTTATAATTTCAATTGTTTTTTTAAATGCAATTATTCAAACAATTCAACAAGTTAAAGCGCGCAAATCATTAGCAGCTTTAGAAGAAATGACAGTTCCAAAAGCAGTTGTTATTCGCGATGGTGAAGTTTTTGAAATCCCCACAAGCGAATTAGTGACTGGTGATGTTGTTATTTTAGAAGCCGGGAAATATGTTCCTGCTGATTTGCGAATTATTCAAGCTAGTAATTTACAAATTGATGAATCCGCTTTAACAGGAGAATCAGTGCCAGTTGAAAAGCATGCTAAAATTATTACGGAAAATAAATTAGTGTTAGCAGAGCAGCATAATATGGCTTTTATGTCAACATTTGTTACGAATGGTCGTGCGGTTGGAGTTGTAGTTGCTAATGCTGTTAATAGTGAAATTGGAAAAATTGCTGCTGGTTTAGCTGGGGCGAAACAAGAAAAAACACCATTACAATTGCGATTAGCAAAGTTAACAAAATTTGTTAGTATTTTTGCTTTATTCTTGGCAGTTAGTGTTTTTCTCTTTTTCTTCTTTACTGATCGTCCAAACTGACCAGTTAATTTAATGACCTCAGTTACAATTGCGATTGCTGTTATTCCAGAATCACTAATTGTGATTGTAACCGTTATTCTTTCGCTATCAACAAAGCGAATGTCAAAAATTAATGTTATTGTTAAAAAATTAGATGCTGTAGAAACTTTAGGTTCAGTTAATGTTATTTGTTCAGATAAAACGGGAACATTAACACAAAATAAAATGACTGTTAAAAAAATTATCTTTAATAATGCATCAATTAATAGTGAAGATTATAAATATAATAATTCAATACATGATGAACATTTTATTAATAGCTTAACGTTATGTAATGATGCTATTAATGAAAAAAATGAAAAAATTGGTGATCCAACAGAAATTGCCTTAGTTGATTTCACGCGTCGTTATACAATCAAGGAAAGTGAATGACGAAAAAAACATAAAAGAATTAATGAAATTCCTTTTGATTCTGAACGTAAATTAATGTCAACAATTAATGTGATTGGTAATAGTGAATATGTTTATACTAAAGGGGCAATTGATGAATTATTAAAAAAATGTACGAAGATTTATCAAAATGACAAAATAGTTCCGTTAACAGCGGAAATTAAAACAGAATTACTACATGCTGCAAAAACTTTATCATTAGATGCTTTGCGGGTGTTAGCTTTTGCTCATAAAAAATTTGATGGTAATAAAGAAGATTTAGAAAATGATTTAATCTTTTTAGGGGCTGTTGGGATGATTGATCCTCCCCGCCCAGAAGCAATTAAGGCTATTGCTGATGCCCATCAAGCAGGAATCCGTGTCATGATGATTACAGGTGATCATAAAGATACTGCCTTAGCAATTGCCAAACAATTAAATTTAGCTAGTTCTAGTGCAAATGTAATTTCTGGAGCAGAAATTGATGAATTAAATGATGATGAATTAAAAAACAAATTTAAGGATATTAGCATTTTTGCTCGTGTTAATCCTGAACATAAAACACGGATTGTTAATTGCTTACAGGCTTTAAATTATGTCGTTTCAATGACAGGTGATGGGGTTAATGATGCGCCAAGTTTAAGTAAAGCCGATATTGGTGTAGCAATGGGAATTACTGGAACAGATGTTTCAAAACAAGCGGCTAACATTATTTTACAAGATGATAATTTTTCAACAATTTTAAAAGGAGTTGAAGAAGGTCGTAATGTTTACCAAAAAATTAAACGAGCGATAGCATTTGTTATTTCGGCTAATATTGCTAATGTTCTAGCCTTTTTAATTATTTCATTAACAGCTGGAATCAAACCATTTGATTCAGTTAATATTTTATGATTTAACTTAATTATTGAAACGCTTTTAGCAGTACCAATTGGTTTTGACAGTAATGATAATCGTTTGATGCTAGATAAACCGCGGAATAAAAAAGAATCATTTTTTACAAATAGCTTAATAACAATTTTATTTGTAGCCCTAACAACAACTTTAGCGGTTGTCGGAACATTCTTTATTGGCCGCGAAGTTTTCCAAGATTTAGATAGTGCTAAAATGGCAACAATCTTAGTAATGACTTGTGCACCAGCCATTTATGTTTTTGCTTTACAACTACCGAACTATCGAATTAAAGCCCATCATAAATGAGGGAAAGTTAACTATTATTTATTAGGAGCATCATTAATTGCCTTAGGATTAAATTTCTTAATTATTTATACTCCAGGGATTAATCAAATTTTCTTATTAGCACCATCAGGGGAACAATATGTTACAGTTCCAACAGTATCATGACAAATGACGTTAGTCGCAATGGCAATGATGACAGTCCCTTTAATAATGTTGTTAGGATATGACCAAATTCGTAAGGCAATTGGACGATAA
- the fba gene encoding class II fructose-1,6-bisphosphate aldolase, with product MARIYHSRLVNASGIVDKAHKGKYAVGHFNINNLEWTKSLLEAAQASNTPIILGASEGAIKYMGGYKVVASLVNELLDALQITVPVALHLDHGQTVESCKKAIDAGFSSVMYDGSHHPFEENLSNTKEVLLYAKHYDVSVEAEIGTIGGEEDGVVGTGEIADPKEATIMVATGIDFLAAGIGNIHGPYPAGWKGLNFEALEQIQAAAKLGMVLHGGSGIPKEQVIHAISLGISKINVNTELQIAFAQATRKYIEAGKDLPENGKGFDPRKLLKPGCDAIKDTFNELTEWFGSKGKA from the coding sequence ATGGCAAGAATATATCATTCAAGATTAGTGAATGCAAGTGGAATTGTAGATAAAGCGCATAAAGGGAAATATGCTGTTGGACATTTTAATATTAATAACTTAGAATGAACAAAATCATTATTAGAAGCAGCGCAAGCAAGTAATACACCAATTATTTTAGGAGCTTCAGAAGGGGCAATTAAATACATGGGAGGGTATAAAGTTGTTGCTAGTTTAGTAAACGAATTATTAGACGCATTACAAATTACTGTTCCTGTAGCATTACATTTAGATCATGGACAAACTGTCGAAAGCTGTAAAAAAGCAATTGATGCAGGATTTTCATCAGTAATGTATGATGGAAGTCATCATCCATTTGAAGAAAATTTAAGTAATACAAAAGAAGTTTTATTATATGCAAAACACTATGATGTTTCAGTTGAAGCAGAAATTGGAACAATCGGTGGAGAAGAAGATGGTGTTGTTGGGACAGGGGAAATCGCTGATCCAAAAGAAGCAACAATTATGGTTGCAACAGGGATTGATTTCTTAGCAGCCGGAATTGGAAACATTCATGGTCCATACCCAGCAGGATGAAAAGGATTAAACTTTGAAGCCTTAGAACAAATTCAAGCTGCTGCAAAACTTGGAATGGTTTTACACGGGGGAAGTGGAATTCCAAAAGAACAAGTAATTCATGCAATTTCATTAGGAATTAGTAAAATTAATGTTAATACAGAATTACAAATCGCTTTTGCACAAGCAACAAGAAAATATATTGAAGCAGGAAAAGATTTACCAGAAAATGGAAAAGGATTTGATCCACGTAAATTATTAAAACCAGGTTGTGATGCAATTAAAGATACTTTTAATGAATTAACTGAATGATTTGGAAGCAAAGGGAAAGCCTAG
- the mutM gene encoding DNA-formamidopyrimidine glycosylase has protein sequence MPELPEVETVRKILLKNLKGRTITDCLIFWNKIIKTDNPEAFREKVIGQTINDVERMGKHLLIILDDYVLISHLRMEGKYYFNQKDNDGEWKHIMVVFELDGEMQLRYHDTRKFGTMHLYDKVNYLTNPPLNKLGLEPFDQNITVAYLKKHWANKNQPIKTTLLEQNVIVGIGNIYANEILFASKLHPGEKTKNLDDQDYQNIIDNTRAVLAQAIAAGGTTISTYHPEPGIDGKFVNELQVHGQAKKACPLCATTILKIFINGRGTYYCPHCQKLK, from the coding sequence ATGCCAGAATTACCAGAAGTTGAAACGGTTCGTAAAATTTTATTAAAAAACCTAAAAGGGCGAACAATTACTGATTGTTTAATTTTTTGAAATAAGATCATTAAAACCGATAATCCGGAAGCTTTCCGAGAAAAAGTGATTGGCCAAACAATTAATGATGTTGAAAGAATGGGTAAACATCTTTTAATTATTTTAGATGACTATGTTTTAATTAGCCATTTACGAATGGAAGGGAAATATTATTTTAATCAAAAAGACAATGATGGGGAGTGAAAACACATCATGGTTGTTTTTGAATTGGATGGGGAAATGCAATTGCGTTATCATGACACCCGTAAATTTGGAACAATGCATTTATATGATAAAGTTAATTATTTAACAAATCCGCCATTAAATAAACTAGGATTAGAACCGTTTGATCAAAATATTACTGTAGCGTATTTAAAAAAACATTGGGCTAATAAAAATCAACCAATTAAAACAACTTTGTTAGAACAAAATGTTATTGTTGGGATTGGTAATATTTATGCTAATGAAATTTTATTTGCTTCAAAACTGCATCCTGGCGAAAAAACCAAAAATCTTGATGATCAGGATTATCAAAATATTATTGATAATACTCGCGCTGTTTTAGCCCAAGCAATTGCGGCAGGGGGCACAACAATTTCAACCTATCATCCTGAACCAGGTATTGATGGTAAATTTGTTAATGAATTACAAGTTCATGGCCAAGCAAAAAAAGCTTGTCCGCTTTGTGCGACAACAATCTTAAAAATATTTATTAATGGGCGGGGAACTTATTATTGTCCACATTGTCAAAAGCTAAAATAA